The Cygnus atratus isolate AKBS03 ecotype Queensland, Australia chromosome 2, CAtr_DNAZoo_HiC_assembly, whole genome shotgun sequence genome window below encodes:
- the CMC1 gene encoding COX assembly mitochondrial protein homolog isoform X2, translating into MQAAGGTRGSRLSEAGVQSTRLHYTKVWISSGTVYAFTKCCKETGFLMVVKCRKENTALKDCLVGYYSDPSFYEECKTEYLKQREEYRATGIKKKKQKITSNI; encoded by the exons AtgcaggcagctggaggaaCACGGGGTAGCCGACTGTCAGAAGCTGGAGTACAGTCCACAAGGCTTCATTACACCAAAGTCTGGATTAGTTCCGGTACAGTCTATG cattTACTAAATGCTGTAAAGAAACCGGTTTTCTTATGGTGGTGAAGTGTCGGAAAGAGAACACAGCACTGAAGGATTGCCTGGTTGGCTA CTATTCTGATCCGTCATTCTACGAAGAAtgcaaaacagaatatttgaagcaaagagaagaatACAGAGCAACtggaattaagaaaaagaaacagaagattacttcaaatatataa
- the CMC1 gene encoding COX assembly mitochondrial protein homolog isoform X3, with product MQAAGGTRGSRLSEAGVQSTRLHYTKVWISSAFTKCCKETGFLMVVKCRKENTALKDCLVGYYSDPSFYEECKTEYLKQREEYRATGIKKKKQKITSNI from the exons AtgcaggcagctggaggaaCACGGGGTAGCCGACTGTCAGAAGCTGGAGTACAGTCCACAAGGCTTCATTACACCAAAGTCTGGATTAGTTCCG cattTACTAAATGCTGTAAAGAAACCGGTTTTCTTATGGTGGTGAAGTGTCGGAAAGAGAACACAGCACTGAAGGATTGCCTGGTTGGCTA CTATTCTGATCCGTCATTCTACGAAGAAtgcaaaacagaatatttgaagcaaagagaagaatACAGAGCAACtggaattaagaaaaagaaacagaagattacttcaaatatataa
- the AZI2 gene encoding 5-azacytidine-induced protein 2: MEELIEDDICILNHEKADNSHKRDGEIPVSAYSGDESVASHFALVTAYEDIKKRLKETEKENSVLKKRVRILEEKLLGSRLEEERSSVGREQVNKAYQAYREACIDRDNLKSKLDKITKETAESLKALNEQLQSKEVELLQLKTEVETQQVMRNLNCNQSSWEIEKLNSDLKVHSLEQDLENLKQECSSLRKELQKSKQKDQAQDKNPLNGDHLQRQDIQSVQQAYWDLKREMSNLQLVTEVQAEVLRKLKTNSTQTKKAASSAPVQCVDLKNVSKLNLTSGVVYKKLSQNDQVLCNAVPPPLLRDGKIPSERVTLQAWTDERPIPVDGKTFQEHHSYGKSSLEDNSWVFPSPPKPNENVFWEMKNKTTLLNCPADYLDQCNQNCLHKN, from the exons ATGGAGGAGCTGATAGAGGATGACATCTGCATTTTGAACCATGAGAAAGCAGACAACAGTCATAAGAGAGATGGGGAGATTCCTGTTTCAGCTTACAGTGGAGATGAGTCTGTTGCCTCCCACTTTGCCCTTGTCACCGCATATGAAGACATCAAGAAGCGGCTAAAGGAGACAGAGAAGGAGAACTCcgttttaaagaaaagagtgaGAATTTTAGAGGAGAAG CTGCTTGGCTCCCGACTGGAGGAAGAACGCAGTTCAGTTGGCCGTGAACAAGTAAATAAGGCATACCAAGCCTATCGGGAGGCCTGCATCGACCGAGataatctgaaaagcaaactggATAAAATA acaaaagaaactgcagaatcCTTGAAAGCTTTGAATGAACAGCTGCAGTCTAAAGAAGTAGAGCTTTTGCAACTAAAAACTGAAGTGGAAACTCAACAAG TTATGAGAAATCTGAATTGTAATCAGTCCAGCTGGGAAATAGAGAAGCTGAACAGTGACCTGAAAGTGCATAGTCTGGAACAGGATCTAGAAAACCTCAAGCAAGAGTGCAGTAGTCTCAGAAAGGAATTGCAAAAATCTAAGCAGAAG GACCAGGCTCAAGATAAAAACCCATTAAATGGAGACCACCTCCAAAGGCAAGACATTCAGAG tgtgCAACAAGCATATTGGGatctgaagagagaaatgtcTAATTTGCAGCTAGTGACTGAAGTGCAAGCTGAGGTTCTACGAAAACTGAAAACGAACTCAACACAGACCAAGAAAG CTGCCTCTTCTGCACCAGTACAATGTGTTGACTTGAAGAATGTTTCGAAGTTGAACTTGACGTCTGGGGTAGTCTATAAAAAACTCTCACAAAATGATCAAGTACTGTGCAATGCTGTACCTCCCCCTCTGCTGAGAGATGGGAAAATCCCATCTGAAAGAGTGACTCTGCAAGCATGGACAGATGAGAGACCCATTCCAGTTGATGGTAAAACGTTCCAGGAACACCATTCTTATGGAAAGAGTTCTCTGGAAGATAATTCCTGGGTATTCCCAAGTCCTCCAAAACCTAACGAGAATGTGttttgggaaatgaaaaataaaacaactttgtTAAACTGTCCAGCAGATTACCTGGATCAGTGTAATCAGAACTGTCTGCACAAGAACTAA